The DNA segment CTATTTCATTCCATTATTGTTTCAttatggttttggttttttcagtgctgagcaggaTAATGCCTTTATCCTCTGGGACAAACTTGGTCTTGGAATTTTTCATGCCATTAATCTAAGTAGCTCCACCACAAAAAAAGCCCACCACCCAACTATTCTAACACAGACAGACTACTTTAGCATGCTGGGTCACAATGGTTTAAACAGATGATTTAAAACTGAACACACATCTGAAGGCTTTATATATTCACAGGTTGAGTGAGATATCTGACTACATGAaattaaacattaattaaaCATTAAGGAACGGAAGGCAGACAAGTGAAAAAATTCTAGCACACCAAATCTGCAAAACCTATTTGCCTCATTACATACCAAAGATGCAGCTGTATCCTGGCAACTGATAACCTCAAGCTCCACAGGCTGCTTTCCCACACTTTTCAATTTTTCCAGCACCTCATTCACACCAAGCCACTTGCAATCCATGCCACCAACTGAAACAATGTAGTCACCTTCTTTTAGGCCTGCTGACTGTCAAAAAATCGGGCAAAGGTTATTATCTGGAATTATAAAGACacataaatgtttttctcatcATACAGTATCTGCCCCAAAGGCATTTCACTCATAGATGTTGCAAACCTATTCTTTAGCCACACATGTGCTAGAGAACTTTTTCAAGTACGCAAATTACCTCTTGAGTTACCACTGATGTGATTCTGCTATACTCAAACATTGgctgtttttatgtttttcacttttctccttAAGTAAATGAACCCTGGGTTTTGCTAAGCTATTGTCCCCCAGAAgacattttctgcagtgtttatttctttttcttcatactTTTTATTTGTACTACTGTGGTTacttctgccttttccagaAGTAAACTGCTTAGCACTGCATGCTAGTTTGTTCCTTTGGATTTTCCCTGAAAGACCAACATCACCAGCCAATAAAACATTCTTACCCTTCTTTCCTTGGGCAGACACTACACTTTCCATTCCCTTCCTGATCCTTATTCTTGTTGCtactttttaaagcatttatcCCTTCTAACTTCCTGAATAAGACAGGAAGTAAcatttacttttattatttgtgACTTTTTAACTATTAAGAatgaacagagaaagaaatcaacTCTACTTTCATGTGATGTTGGGGATATGGGATTCTTTAACAATCTGCAGCATGTGCTCAAATTATATGAATTGACTATACTAATATATATAACTCAATAAACACTCCATGCATGAGTATGAACAAGCTAAAGGTACATTTTAATGCTAGAGTCTGCAGAAAAATTGTTAACATCACACCAATATACTTACTGCTGCAGAACAAAGCGGATCAAGACAATAAACCTGTACTGGAGAACCTCCTTTTAGACTGAATCCAAGCTCTCCTGCTTCAGGGTGAAGGCAAATGGTACGAGGAGCTGTCCACCTCTGCTTGGCTGAGAACACTGTCAGTGGGCCCTGCAGGTAACACAACAAAAGGCATATTATGGTCTACTGCCAGTAACTAAAGTaagcatttctggttttgtaaGTTATAATGCTTTAAGTTCATCTATTGTAGAGTTTACTCAGGTTAACTTCCAGCTAGTTCCCTGCAAATGCAAAGTCCTGTTTCTTGACTGTTCAGTTGGTACTTCAAACAGAGTGGGATAAAGGCAACTGCCAAGTTGTTCCAGGATCTCTGTTAAGGTGTGCACAATCTTTTGGCTGCATAGGCTGTAAGGCCCTGTATTACTCCATTTCAAGGAGATAAACTGATTATTAAAACACTGCATATTCTGATCCTAACCATAACTCCCAGTTCCTTTTGCTCACTGACACATACAGAGCCACCTGAAAGACTGGCTGTGTCACATGCATGTCACATGTTGTGCATGCCTGTCTCCACCTACTAGGTGtttctcccccccccctttaGGTTGTGTGCAATTATCTGTTGAGACTTCATGGAACTTTTATGAAGGTTTTCAAGACTGCTGTGCAAGCCATACAGAAATGGCACTTTTGTTCTTTGCTTCTCTCAAGCTTATACCTCTAAAGTGAGGAGTGATTTCTCCAAtagcttctgaaaaaaactcaATTACTACAGGATCATTTTTTCAGGCTAAAATACTTGTATCCCTTCCCTCACCTTAGAGTGAATTTATAGTTGCTATCAAAATGGCAGAGGTTGGTCAGGATTAGTATGTTACATACCAGCTTGTGAAAGAAGTCTTTAACCTTCACCTTGGAAAACTGAGGAGCAATTGTTTCTATTTTATGCTCTGTTTtagctaaaataaaaagaaaacaaaattaattttcttttaagtattAATCAAAAGACatcaaagtttatttttcttgcattccAAGCTAGATAGGAATTTGTCCTAAATTCTACTGGGttgtgaaaaaattaatttttgtggaAGTATGTTTGATACTAGAACTGCctaaaaaatatcttcagagCTCACAGTATCAatatggaaaatttaaaaaaaaaatccatatgaACAGCTATTCCcatctttaatttatttctctttgagaagtttttaaaaCCAGCACTCATAGTTACCTACTGCatccaaagaagaaaaagttgtATGAACTGGACTAAGgtagaaacaaaaaagcagtcGAGTTAATAACCCATTCTAGAACAAGAGTTGGGCTCAAGAAACAGTTACTGTAGTTTTCCCCCATATAATTATAACTTTTCAAgcttccccatttttttttccagctcacaAAAAAAGCTGGATTCTAATTAACCACCATTGTTATCTACCCACAAAAACAGCGTTGCTAGAGACAGAAATACTGTAAAACAGTTCTAACAAAATATATTGATCCGAATATATTGATCTGTGATTAAGGAAACATATAAGGAATCTGAACTCTACAATGTACAGCACATACATCTACATGATTTATGTATGGAAGCACATTATATATGCAGTCACATATATAAATTGAAGGCCCATCCCCATGAAAGCCGTTAGCACATGGTTAGATATCCTTCATTTCTGGCTGTGCACACTCACGGAGTATATCTGGAGCCTGAATCAGGCTTAGAAAGTCATCTTCTGTCTCTTGCTGAGCATATTTGAGCAGTGAACGCTTATGTGCAGCTGTCAGAACCTCCTGCAGAACCTCAATGTTCCGAAGCTTTTTGCACAGCCCGCAGACTCTCAGAGCTTCTTCGTGGTAAACAATGGCTTGGCGTAAATGTGCTTTCCCTGGAAACATTAAAGACCACTGCTTGTCACCCACAGACAGTAAATACAAGGTAACTGTCAAAGGGTAGCTGTGTGAAACTGGCAGTTACCCAATTGTTTTCTCTGAACTTTGTCCTTTAAAACAGCAAGAACCATCAGCCCTTCAGGCAGGGAGTCATACAGCTGGGACAAGGCCTTCTCCTGCTGATCTTCATCATCACCAGGCTGCACTGCAACAATGGATAAAAAACATGAACCAGACACATCTCTTGGTCCCCTCTTCCTTTAGGTGTATTATTGTGTAGTTATTTCAACTTTCTCTCCCAATACAGTAAAATACTTATATgcatgtatataaatatataaataagaatttcaaatttttgCTTTGAACATCTACAGTATGCAAGTAATACTTGCATGCCAGAACATATTGATAACATCTGAACTATTTAGTAGCATATAATGAATATGtaacttttcttttccttctgtgaaagTTAGTTTActgaattttcacatttttctcaaaagacaaaaagagaatgGCTTTATATTTGAGTGGGGAAAATGACCACAATTTAACATATATTGAAGCAACAAAGTTCCTGGCTCCAAGACTTATTCACAGACCAAATTATAACTGTTGctatatttaataattaattaataaatatttgtttgttcaatttaaaaatttatttatttttatctataCAAACATATAAAGAAGTATGATTCTTACATTCATGGTCACACAGAATGGTAGCAATGAAGTAATGTGCCAGAGCTTTGTAATGGTCTGATTTTATTTGTGCCAGCTTAGACCAGGAATagggaatattttctttcactggtTCCTGATTCATTGCAGTGTTAACCAGCATGTAAACCTCTCCCAcctaaaataaagcaaataattgAAGTATGAGAACTTAATATGAGGAATTAGGAACTTAAGAAATGGATATCATAGTCAGGCTTAAGATAATTTCATGTACAATCACatcaaaaaagggaaaaatacgGTTAGGATGGGTTGGAAgtaagtttggaaaaaaatttgaaatgtcttttctgatttttccctcaCAAGAGAGGTAAATAAATTTTGTACAAGAACAGATGGACTAAGTCAGTCCATCTATATGGCTTCATAGTTAAATAAAAGCACCATATAATAAACATGTCTTCATTTACAAATATATCTCattaattcagtttaaaaaaagtaaagcaTATTCAAACAGTAGGTTTGTGCTACACTTTGAAACTGTGGAGTCACACGTAGCCTTAAGTTTGTGTGGTCTAGTatacagaggaaataaaacagtttttcatGCAGTGAATGCTGTTTTAATGGATCAAACTACTCCAACTGACAGAATCAACAAATCTTTCCCCTGCAGCTGATCCATCCTACAGGTATGTCAGGGTGGCTTTACAGGGTTGGTATGAAAGGCTTTGCCTGTTCTTCTAGTACAGAACCACTTATGTAtctgctgctctgaaataaCTGAGAAAGTACAGGAGTATCTTCATGGCACACTTATTTTTTGGTACATACCTCAATCAAATATTAACACTACCTTCTGGGGCAAGCCTATCTCACCATTTCCTGTCAAGTCCCAAGAAAGCTCTGCAGATACCAATTTAACTCAGTCAAGGTCCTTTCCTCAGTTACAATTTAGCTTTCTTTTGGATTAAGCTTTTTACGTTTGCATACCCTTCAGCAGCTGGGAAACAAGAGAGGTTGTGTTTAATACTTAACAGGGAACCACACAAACAACCCATGGCCTTTTAGCTGTAGTTCTGTGGATGAAATCTGTACTGTTTGAAAGACCAACATACAGCTTGTAAAACTTTCAAGTTCACTGCCTATTTCTGTTAATCTCAATTAATTATGAATTAAGTAAATGTAACAActctaaaataatatttaaatttcatctgTTCACGTTTTAGTCTTCTGAAAGGCTGTGCTTCTCACTGTTGTTTGTGACCTACCCCATGTTATTTTTGGTTTCCAGTAATGGCTGTTAACATTCACATTtaataaattcagttaataTTACTAAAAGCTGTAGGTAATAACACAGCTCtgtaaaaagttattttaaagaCTAGATTGTAAGTCCTATATTTTACCTTGGCAACTTCCTGTGTCATTTTTACAAGTGTGAAAAACTCATTGCGTATTCCAGAAAGACCAATCTTCTCAAAAACACACTCTCGGGCTTGGGCAAGCATCATTTTCACCAGGACATTCAGCATGGCTGGGCTCATATCATAACTTGGTGTGTGAGTAAAGGTCTCCTTTAAGTAGCTTAGAACTCCTGCAATTACAAAATGGTTTTGTCAGCATTACAAAGGTAAACAAGTGAACTTAATTCTAGTATGTACCATAGCAATTAGAATTTAAAGGATATTTTCTAGTGTTGCACTACAGCAATCTGAATGAATTCTTAGTGCATAGTAAGTTAGACCGAGCTACAGGTTTTGCTTTGCATTGCAATCAACCATCCCCAAGTACAGTTGCCAAAATTACACTTCAGAGGAGCAATAGAAACTGCAAGTTTCGAGGGCACTGCCTTCTGGTTTGCTTGTAAAAGTTCTTGTGACTGACCACAAGACTGTGCTGAACTCAATGTGACTTATGTGTGGGAGTGGCAGGCTATGGCTTCTACACGggacaaaaaagagaaaaatcttcacaGCTATAAGGAGATGACACTAGTAGAACCTCTGGAAAGAATGGAAAGACACAAACATATAAgcttaattaattatttttttcagatgttgcTAAGTCCATTGTGTGCCCCACTGAAAGCTCCGTTCCATGCCTGTAAaccagattttttatttatagatacaaatatatttaacagGGTAAAAATAAGATTCTTCTCTAGACATTTGGTTTCACCAAAATATTAGTAATTTCTATCATGTATCAAATTTCAAACACACACTAACTGTAGTGCAATACTAGGTAACAGTTTCATGGATGGAAGCATAACCTTCAGTAGCAGGCATGTCATCCAACTGGTTTAGTGAGTTCAACAGCTTGCTAATGCTGACAGTCTTGCAGCAGGGTAACAGTAAGACCTCTGCTTCTGAAGTATTTCAGCTTCTGCAATCTTACTTTTTGCCACTACACTCAGTTCTGACCATGCTGTGCAGTATTTTCCTACTAAATGTTGTCcgtgatttttcattttccattttacactcatatttgaatttttaatatgcCATTAAACAAATTTGAAACGTGGCCATCCCTACCTTTTTgtactaaaaaaattaatctcaaatCTACCAGGCATATCACAAGTACTGATGGAGTGCCCTACTGAAAGGAACTTAAAGtataggaggaaaaaaccatGGGGTTTTGTGTTCCCAACATATTTCTGCTTATGTTGAGGATAAATTCTGTGCAACATCTTCCATTCAGTACTGGGAAACAGTTAATACAAACAGTTAATTCAGACTCTCTATCATGCCTCTGCCAACATAATGAAGTGTTACAGCACTGTGCACAGGTACAATGAAATGCCTCCTGAGCATTGCTTTGAGGCCCTGCAAAGGTAACTGTGGCAGCAAATAACACCTTTCCAGTTTTGCATTAATTCTGTTCTGCAAACATGTTGAtgaaaagcagtgattttttcttaatttgcaaaatggagggagcagcagcaaaatggaGAAATTTCCCAACtactgaaatttcttttagaTGAAATACAAAAGttgaaaaattgtttatttattttaaatatgcatgaAGAAATACTACACTTTTTTTTGACAACTGTGTATTCAAAGGATGGGATTTATGAAAATTCAACTCTGTGCTCCACAGGTTTTAGCTAACAAAGCTATTCATACAGTTCAAACTAAGTCACAGTTGTTAGTACATACTAATTACAAAGGACATGTCTTTAAATATTCCATGTAGCACAGATGATGCTTACAAAACAAATTAGGAAATCAATTTAAAAGCActcaatgaaaacaaaagacttTATAATATATTAGTTCAAGGGATAGGATTCCCTTTATTAGAATTTCTATTTCTCCATGCTTGGGACAGAGATTGATTATTTTGAACCTGCTTGCCTTGGGCATCTATGGAAAACAGTCAACTTCCAAGGAATTGCAACTTttaccag comes from the Ficedula albicollis isolate OC2 chromosome 11, FicAlb1.5, whole genome shotgun sequence genome and includes:
- the RHPN2 gene encoding rhophilin-2 produces the protein MTDALLPRGCQAAEPAADGYFRKGCNPLAETGRSKLQNQRAVLNQQILKAVRMRAGAENLLRATTNNKVREQVLLELSFVNSDLQILKEELEGLNISVEVYQNAEETFSIPLVPLGLKETKDVDFTLPLKDFILEHYSQDSSEYEDEIADLMDLRQACRTPSRDEAGIEMLISYFLQLGYVENRFFPPTRHIGVLFTWYDSFTGVPVCQQNLLLEKASILFNIGALYTQIGTRCNRQTQAGLENAVDAFQKAAGVLSYLKETFTHTPSYDMSPAMLNVLVKMMLAQARECVFEKIGLSGIRNEFFTLVKMTQEVAKVGEVYMLVNTAMNQEPVKENIPYSWSKLAQIKSDHYKALAHYFIATILCDHELQPGDDEDQQEKALSQLYDSLPEGLMVLAVLKDKVQRKQLGKAHLRQAIVYHEEALRVCGLCKKLRNIEVLQEVLTAAHKRSLLKYAQQETEDDFLSLIQAPDILPKTEHKIETIAPQFSKVKVKDFFHKLGPLTVFSAKQRWTAPRTICLHPEAGELGFSLKGGSPVQVYCLDPLCSAASAGLKEGDYIVSVGGMDCKWLGVNEVLEKLKSVGKQPVELEVISCQDTAASLHSKSATYSMGMQKTYSLICLAMDEDKIDHTKKAPLKLPFLSWGTKNRQKAASTLCLPSAVAGSSQNKKKLSPFTLLNSESSLY